The segment TATCCATGCAGGAATATCAGGAAACCATAACTGGATAAAGCTGGCAGCTGCTACTGCTTCAGTAATCACATTGATCATCCAAAGTGTCCAGTAAAGCCAATCTGTAAAGTAAGCGGAAAATCTGCCGAGATAAGGTTCAACGATTTCTGATAAACTTCCAGCATGAGTGTTTTCCATTGCCAGTGTACCCGCAGAAGTCATGATACTGTACAGTAATAACCCGCCTAAAAGAAAAGCTAATAAAACGGAAGGACCGGCTAAACTGATGGCTTCACCGCTGCCTTTGAATAATCCGGCGCCGATCGCTCCACCGAGGGCTAACATCGTCACATGCCGTGAATGTAATTTTTTTTGTAATTTATTTTCCATAAAGTTTCTCCTTATTTATCACTGAATAAAATGCCTGTGATAAGACAAAGAAAATAATAGTTGAATTTTCAGAATTTTTCAACATCGAATGAGTCAATTTTTAGGAAATTTTCAGAATTATTTGGCGCCTCTCATTTAATTATTTGGCAAATATGGCAGAAAATGATAGCATGAAATTGCTTTAGGATTGAAGCATCATGCATTATATAGAAGTGAGGGAATAACCTCATTCTTATTAGATAGGAGCATCGTTTTGGTAAAAAAACAAAAATGGACACTTAGCGGTATTTTGTTGTTAATAATTGTGGCAGGGGTGCAATTTTTACCGCAATTCAATCAACCGCAATCAGAAGTTTCACAAGAAGTTCAGCAACAATCTGCGAAGTATCACATCAATGAAGTGGATCTAAGTGATCCTCCCCGTTTTGAGAAGATCGAAGTAAATGCGATCCGCAATGTCGATGGAGATACCTTTGCTTTTACTGCGAATGGAAAAGAGTATAAGCTGCGACTGTTAATGGTAGATACCCCAGAGAGTGTGAAAAAAGGTGTTGCGGTACAACCATATGGGAAAGAAGCAAGTAATTATACGAAGCAGCAGTTATCTAAAGGAAATGTCAGTCTTGTTTTTGATAAGGGAGAACCTAAAGATCGGTATGATCGTTTTCTTGCTTATGTGTATGTCGATGATCAGCTATTGCAAGATAAATTGCTTTCTGAAGGACTTGCCATAGTACGCTATGTCAACAGCGGCGGAGATAGTTATCTGGATGAATTGCTGGCGGCGCAGAAAAAAGCCCAAGAACAGAAAGTAGGTGTTTGGAGCATGAGCGATTATGTAACAGAAACTCACGCTGGGTATTACCAGTATAATCAGCGATGAGGGATACTCGACAAAATAAAAACAGGCGAGAACACCGTGCGGTTAAAAATCTTTTAAAAATCTTTTTATGAATATTCGTTGATATAACGCGGGCGATAGATAACCGGTCAAAAATGAAGCAACTGAAAAGACTTTTGGAAGCACGAATATATTGTTATGTCCTTTCTTGATTTATTTTCCATTGGTAATAGGTAGACATTTGTATCAATAGTCTTTAATTTAGTTATTAAAAGTTATTTTATGATAGATAGCTATTTGTAAATTTTTCTTGCGTTTTGCGGAAAACAACGAAAAAAATAGTTTTTTTATATGGATTTTATTTTTTTAATTTGTTATCATATACTAGTAGACAATTTAATAATAAAAAAAGGGTTGAGTGAAAGACTTCAAGGATTGCGTTCTTCAAGGGGTGAGAAGAACACTTTTTGAAGTGCCCTTTAATCCAAGCGTACTTTGAAAAAATGAGGTGCGTTTTTTTTGTAAAGGAGGAGAGATTTTGAAGGAAGCTTTAGACCGGATTCATCAAGCAGAACTCGACAACGAAAAGAAGCGTCAAGAAACAATCGCAAAAGTCAAAGATTACCAAGTTCGTAAAGACTTGGAAATCCAAGCATTTGTTGATGAGTTGAAAAATAAACGGGTTCAGCAGATCAAAGATGAGGAGCAAAAAGAACAATCGCAGTTAGAACAAGAAAAAACATTGCTCCTCAAAGAATCGGAACAGATGAAGAAAATGTATCATCAACAATATGAAGACAGGCATGAACGAATCGTTCGAGAGATTTTAGAAAGGGTGAAGCAAACATATGGCAGTTAGTTCTTTAAAGAAGTTATCGATAATTGCCGAAAAAGATCAACAAGAAAAAATCCTGCAAGTTATCCAAGGAACCCAGAAAATCGAAATTGAAGATCTGTTAAATAATGAAGAGAATCAGGAATGGATCGCAAAATATTTTCCCGAAGGAAGTTTATTGGAAAATGGGGACAGCCGCCATTATGAGCAGTTGTTGGCCTCCATTGATGAATGCATCCATTTTGTAACAGATCACGGAGATGCCAAACAAAAAGTTGTAAGCTTAAAACGAAAAGTGGCGACACTGTCCGAACTGGAAAAAAAGTTTGATGAGCAACGTTTGCAAGCTACTCTGGATGAAATCATGCACCTGAAAGAACGTTGGGATCGAAACCGACAACAAGAAAAAGAATATTTGGGGGCTGAGAGTTGGGGGACAGATTGGCAAAGTCTCGATATCGACCCCAAAGCATTTAAATTGAAAACAACCTCCTATCTTTTTGGTTCGGTCGCCAATAATCAGTGGGAAGAATTGAGAAGTGTCCTTTTAGAAAATGAAGACTTTTATTTTGAGATCTTGAATACTCAAGCAAAGGAAATGACCTTTGCATTAGTATTTCTGAATGAAGAGCAAGAGAACGTGCAACAAATCTTGCAGCGATTCGGAGTGAAGATCGAAACCTTTCCTTATGATGAGATGCCTAAGAAAGTTCTTGCGGATGCGAAACAAAAATTGAGTGAGCTGGCAAAAGAGCGAAAACAATTAGCAAAACAAATCGGCGAGAAAAAAGCGCTGGTAGCAGATCTGCAGTTGGCAGAAGAGGTCCTGCTGGCAAAACAAAATCGCGAGATCGCCAAACAAGGTTCACTCCATTCTAAATATCTGGCAGTGATCCGCGGGTGGATCCCCGAAGCTGATGCGGCTAAAGTAACTCAGCGAATCAATAAGGAATTTCCAGACGGAGAAGTTTATTTAAGTTTTGAAGATCCAACACCAGAAGAGATCGCAGAAAATAGAATACCTACAAAGCTCCATAACAATAAATGGGTCCAACCTTTTGAGCAGTTGACTGGAATGTACAGTCTGCCCAAATATGAAGAGATCGATCCGACACCATGGATGATGCCTTTTTATTTGATCTTTTTCGGAATGATGGTAGCTGATACCGGGTATGGTGCGGTGATGCTGTTGGTGACGACGGCGGCCTTGAAAGTAATGACGCTTCCTAGAGGCATCCAGCAATTTATGCGGCTGTTTCAAATGCTGTCGATCCCAACTATTATCTGGGGATTGATCTACGGCAGTATCTTCGGGGCTTCATTACCGTTCCATCTCTTGCTTCCTTCAAGAGATTTTATGGCGATTTTTGCTATCTCGATGGTTTTCGGCGGATTGCAGATATTTACCGGTCTGTTTTTGGCAGCGAAAGAAAATATCAAACGCAAAGACTATATATCTGCTGTTGGTGAAGGCTTTTCTTGGCAGGGTATCTTGATAGGGATCTTGATCGCAGTTGTAGGAGCGATGGTAGTTCACTCAGATATATTGATGTATATCGGGATTGGCTTAGCGGCATTCAATGCATTGCTGATCGTCTTTATACCAGTCGTTCAATCCGAATCAAAAGTCGGCGGGTTCTTCATGGGATTGTATAACCTTTACGGCATCACAGGGTATGTAGGTGACTTTGTCAGTTATAGCCGTTTGATGGCATTAGGGATCTCTGGCGGAAGTATCGCCGCAGCATTCAACATGCTGGTTGGTTTTATGCCGCCTGTGGCACGATTTTCTGTGGGGATCATTTTACTGATCGTTTTACAGGGATTGAATATTTTCTTATCTCTGCTGGGGGCTTATGTCCATGCGGCACGTTTGCAATATGTTGAGTTTTTCGGCAAGTTTTATACTGGCGGCGGACGGCCATTCCGGACGTTCAAGCCAGAAGAAAAATACATGAATTTTGAAGAAGAAAATGGAGGAAAAGATAAATGACACAGTATTTAATCGAAAATCAAGGCGGATTCATCTTAGCGATTTTAGGAATGGGGATCGCAACGATCCTTTCTGGTATCGGTTCAGCTAAAGGAGTGGGAATGACTGGTGAAGCAGCTGCAGCATTGACCACCAGCCAACCAGAAAAATTCGGACAATCTTTGATCTTGCAGCTTTTACCAGGTACTCAAGGTTTATATGGTTTTGCGATCGCAGCGATGATTTTCGGTAGTTTGTCTCGCGACTTGACGATGATTGATGGACTTGCATACTTAGGTGCTTCTCTACCGGTGGCTTTCACTGGTTTACTGTCTGGGATCTATCAAGGAAAAGTTGCGGCAGCAGGTATCCAGATTTTGGCGAAAAAACCAGAACACTTTTTCAAAGGAGTTATGTACGCGGTAATGGTTGAGATGTACGCGATTTTAGGCTTCGTTATTTCATTCTTACTGTTAGGCAGCATTTAGTCACTACTGGAGGAAAATCAATGGATGCGATTGATAAAATCATTGAACAGATCAATGAACACGCACTAGAAGAACGTGCCCTATATGAAAAAGAAAACGTGCAAAAAATCGATACAACCATGGCACAGCAATTAAAAACAGCGGAACAGGAACATCAAAAGCTGTTGGAAAAACAATTGCAGACAACAAAAAATAAATACAAGCAATTACGATCACGTCAACAAGTTGAAGTTCGCCAAGAAACGTTGGTGGAAAAACAAGGCTATTTGGATCGATTGTTTGATGAAGCTTACGAGCTGATGAGTGGATGGACGACAGATGAGACTCGGGATTTTGCGGAGAAATGTCTCAAAGCATTGCCGGTTGAGCGGGATGTCACACTGTTGGCAGGCGGCGGGATGCCGGAAAATATTTTTACAGAAGAATGGTTGCGGCAAGTAAGCAAAGAGCTGCCTTATAATATCCGTCTAGGCGGAAAAACAGCTGATCAAAACAAAGGATTCATCGTTGATGATCAAGGTGTGCAGTACAATTTCTTATATCGCGATCTCCTGACAGAAGTCCGCGCTCAAGCAGGAAACGAAATCACACGTCAATTATTTGATTAGGAGGGATGACATGAGCAGTGAATTGTATCATACGATCAATCCCTTTATCCGTTTGAAGGAAAACGAGTTGCTGAAACCGGAACTTTTTGAACAGCTAGCAGCCGCAGATTTTAAGCAAATCGAAACATTGCTGGCTCCAACTGTTTACGGCAAATATATGAAGGAAAATTTCCAACTGACATTTGAGCAGTCTTTGAATCAAGAACTGTTGAGCACCTATGAGGAATTATTAGAAATGGCGCCTGAACCGGATGTTATTTGGATCTATACGATGCGCTATACATTTCATAACCTGAAAGTGTTGACGAAAGCAGAAATCGCCGGTGAAAACTATGACTATCTCTTTTTACCGGACGGCTTTTATTCGCTAGAAGACTTGAAAAGTGCCATCCAAACCGGCAAGTCCGAGATCCTTCCGGAAAAAGTCGTGAAAAGTATCCAAGAAGTTCGAGAACACATTGAAGAATCTAACATTCTTCAAGGAATCGACGTGATCTATGATCGGCGCTTTTTGAAAGAACAGCGGAGATTGGGAGAAAAACTAGGATATCCAGAGCTTTTAGAAGAGATCATCACTTTCATCGATCTGACCAATATCATCACTGCGTTGCGTTGTTTGCTGCAAAAGCGGACGCAAGGATTTATGGCGGCTGTTCTTTCCAGTTCCGGCAGCATCCCAAAAGAAACTTTCATGAGTTTTGCGGGACAAGATCTGGAACAGTTCAAACAGTTTCTATTAACAAGTGACTACGGCAGTCTGATTCGTCCGGCAATCGAAGGAGAAGAGATCGATTTTGCTAGATTAGATCTGATCAAAGATGATCACTTGACAGATATTGTGGAAGGGGCACAAACGAAAGCTTTTGGCCCACTGCCTTTATTAGCATTTTTGAATGCCAAAGATATCGAAACCAAAAATCTGCGTTTGATCATCGTAGGCAAACGCAGCGGCTTTACCCCTGAACAAATCAAAGAGAGGATGCGAAGAACCTATGACGTATAATAAAATCGGAGTCATCGGCGATAAAGAGTCCATCCTGCCTTTTAAATTATTCGGCTTTACCGTTAGATACGGTATCGACAAAAAAACTGTCGAACAAGCGTTCAACGAAATGATCAAAGAAGAATTTGGCGTCATCTATATTACTGAACCATGTGCGCAATGGATACAAGATCAGATTGAACGATACCATTCAGCA is part of the Enterococcus mediterraneensis genome and harbors:
- a CDS encoding thermonuclease family protein codes for the protein MVKKQKWTLSGILLLIIVAGVQFLPQFNQPQSEVSQEVQQQSAKYHINEVDLSDPPRFEKIEVNAIRNVDGDTFAFTANGKEYKLRLLMVDTPESVKKGVAVQPYGKEASNYTKQQLSKGNVSLVFDKGEPKDRYDRFLAYVYVDDQLLQDKLLSEGLAIVRYVNSGGDSYLDELLAAQKKAQEQKVGVWSMSDYVTETHAGYYQYNQR
- a CDS encoding V-type ATPase subunit, whose amino-acid sequence is MSSELYHTINPFIRLKENELLKPELFEQLAAADFKQIETLLAPTVYGKYMKENFQLTFEQSLNQELLSTYEELLEMAPEPDVIWIYTMRYTFHNLKVLTKAEIAGENYDYLFLPDGFYSLEDLKSAIQTGKSEILPEKVVKSIQEVREHIEESNILQGIDVIYDRRFLKEQRRLGEKLGYPELLEEIITFIDLTNIITALRCLLQKRTQGFMAAVLSSSGSIPKETFMSFAGQDLEQFKQFLLTSDYGSLIRPAIEGEEIDFARLDLIKDDHLTDIVEGAQTKAFGPLPLLAFLNAKDIETKNLRLIIVGKRSGFTPEQIKERMRRTYDV
- a CDS encoding V-type ATP synthase subunit I, producing MAVSSLKKLSIIAEKDQQEKILQVIQGTQKIEIEDLLNNEENQEWIAKYFPEGSLLENGDSRHYEQLLASIDECIHFVTDHGDAKQKVVSLKRKVATLSELEKKFDEQRLQATLDEIMHLKERWDRNRQQEKEYLGAESWGTDWQSLDIDPKAFKLKTTSYLFGSVANNQWEELRSVLLENEDFYFEILNTQAKEMTFALVFLNEEQENVQQILQRFGVKIETFPYDEMPKKVLADAKQKLSELAKERKQLAKQIGEKKALVADLQLAEEVLLAKQNREIAKQGSLHSKYLAVIRGWIPEADAAKVTQRINKEFPDGEVYLSFEDPTPEEIAENRIPTKLHNNKWVQPFEQLTGMYSLPKYEEIDPTPWMMPFYLIFFGMMVADTGYGAVMLLVTTAALKVMTLPRGIQQFMRLFQMLSIPTIIWGLIYGSIFGASLPFHLLLPSRDFMAIFAISMVFGGLQIFTGLFLAAKENIKRKDYISAVGEGFSWQGILIGILIAVVGAMVVHSDILMYIGIGLAAFNALLIVFIPVVQSESKVGGFFMGLYNLYGITGYVGDFVSYSRLMALGISGGSIAAAFNMLVGFMPPVARFSVGIILLIVLQGLNIFLSLLGAYVHAARLQYVEFFGKFYTGGGRPFRTFKPEEKYMNFEEENGGKDK
- a CDS encoding V-type ATP synthase subunit K, translated to MTQYLIENQGGFILAILGMGIATILSGIGSAKGVGMTGEAAAALTTSQPEKFGQSLILQLLPGTQGLYGFAIAAMIFGSLSRDLTMIDGLAYLGASLPVAFTGLLSGIYQGKVAAAGIQILAKKPEHFFKGVMYAVMVEMYAILGFVISFLLLGSI
- a CDS encoding V-type ATP synthase subunit F translates to MTYNKIGVIGDKESILPFKLFGFTVRYGIDKKTVEQAFNEMIKEEFGVIYITEPCAQWIQDQIERYHSALTPAIVLIPNHDGALGIGSQAIQNNVEKAVGQNIL